A single Klebsiella variicola DNA region contains:
- a CDS encoding YdcY family protein → MAHLDEVIVKVDDTLAEGVITHMNELLIALSDDPQLSREERYTQQQRLRTAIAHHGRQHQEEQDARREQLTKGGAIL, encoded by the coding sequence ATGGCACATCTGGATGAGGTTATCGTCAAAGTCGATGACACCCTTGCCGAGGGCGTTATCACTCATATGAATGAGCTGCTGATCGCCCTGAGCGATGATCCACAACTCAGCCGTGAGGAACGCTATACCCAGCAGCAGCGCCTGCGCACTGCCATCGCCCACCATGGGCGACAGCATCAGGAAGAGCAGGACGCGCGCCGCGAGCAGTTGACGAAAGGCGGCGCGATCCTCTGA
- a CDS encoding DMT family transporter, with amino-acid sequence MNASLTLACLVAAGVGLVVQNTLMVRITQSASTILIAMLLNSLVGIVIFVTMLLLRQGVAGFQELALSVKWWTLIPGLLGSFFVFASISGYQSVGAATTIAVLVASQLVGGLIMDLVRAHGVPVRALIGPVCGAVMLVVGAWLVARRQF; translated from the coding sequence ATGAATGCGTCGCTCACCCTCGCCTGTCTGGTTGCCGCAGGCGTTGGTCTCGTGGTGCAGAATACCCTGATGGTGCGCATCACCCAGTCGGCGTCGACGATCCTTATCGCCATGCTGCTCAATTCGCTGGTGGGGATCGTTATTTTCGTGACGATGTTACTGCTGCGCCAGGGCGTCGCCGGCTTTCAGGAGCTGGCCCTGAGCGTGAAGTGGTGGACGCTGATCCCCGGCCTGCTGGGGTCCTTTTTCGTCTTCGCCAGCATCAGCGGCTATCAGAGCGTGGGCGCGGCCACCACCATTGCGGTACTGGTCGCCAGCCAGCTGGTTGGCGGGTTGATCATGGATTTAGTTCGCGCCCACGGCGTGCCGGTACGGGCGCTGATCGGGCCGGTATGCGGCGCGGTGATGCTGGTGGTGGGCGCCTGGCTGGTGGCCAGGCGCCAGTTCTGA
- a CDS encoding ABC transporter substrate-binding protein → MSTGKTTLALLLLSALLPAGAAWAAGNDTLVYCSEASPESFNPQIASSGPSFVASSQVLYNRLVTFDPVKNTPIPSLATEWHVSEDGKTWTFTLRQGVKFNSNKFFKPTRDFNADDVLFSVLRQMDPQHPYHKVSQGNYEYFHDVGLDKLIKSVKKVDDYHVQFVLNEPNAAFLADWGMDFASILSAEYGEAMLKKGTPENVDNWPVGTGPYALQQYKVDSQIRYIANPHYWEGEVPTKHLIFSITPNVETRLAKLQTNECQIIPAPSPVQFPVIKGNKDLALHAVEALNVGYLAFNTEKKPFDNVLVRQALNYATDKQAIVKAVFLDSGSVAKSPIPSTMLGYKKDLPDYDYDPQKAKALLKQAGLEQGAEVTLWSMPVQRPYNPNSKRIAEMIQNDWAKVGVKAKIVSYEWGEYLAGMRKGEHDSALYGWMSDNGDPDNFAGTLLSCDNIQTGSNAARWCDKSYDALVKKALLVSDPQARAKLYEQAQEIFYQQAPWITLATGKTFYATRSNVSGYRVSMMGSDFSKAKLN, encoded by the coding sequence ATGTCTACAGGGAAAACCACGCTGGCGCTGCTGCTGCTGAGCGCACTGCTGCCGGCCGGCGCCGCCTGGGCCGCAGGCAATGACACACTGGTCTACTGCTCAGAAGCCTCTCCGGAGTCCTTTAATCCGCAAATCGCCAGCTCCGGCCCGTCGTTCGTCGCCAGCTCGCAGGTGCTGTATAACCGCCTGGTCACCTTTGACCCGGTGAAGAACACGCCGATCCCGTCGCTGGCCACCGAGTGGCACGTCTCTGAGGATGGCAAAACCTGGACCTTTACTCTGCGTCAGGGGGTGAAGTTCAACAGCAACAAATTCTTCAAACCAACCCGCGATTTTAACGCCGACGACGTCCTGTTTTCCGTGCTGCGCCAGATGGACCCTCAGCATCCCTATCACAAAGTGTCGCAGGGGAACTATGAGTACTTCCACGACGTGGGCCTCGATAAGTTGATTAAGTCGGTGAAAAAGGTCGATGACTATCACGTCCAGTTCGTGCTTAACGAGCCGAACGCGGCGTTTCTTGCCGACTGGGGCATGGACTTCGCCTCTATTCTGTCGGCGGAGTATGGCGAGGCGATGCTGAAGAAAGGGACGCCGGAGAATGTTGATAACTGGCCTGTCGGTACCGGGCCGTATGCCCTGCAGCAGTATAAAGTGGATTCCCAAATCCGCTATATCGCCAACCCCCACTACTGGGAAGGCGAGGTGCCGACTAAGCACCTGATCTTCTCCATTACGCCGAACGTCGAGACCCGTCTGGCGAAACTGCAGACCAACGAGTGCCAGATTATTCCTGCGCCTTCGCCGGTTCAGTTCCCGGTGATTAAGGGCAATAAAGATCTGGCGCTGCATGCGGTTGAGGCGCTGAACGTCGGCTATCTGGCGTTCAACACGGAGAAAAAACCGTTTGATAATGTGCTGGTGCGCCAGGCATTAAACTATGCCACCGACAAGCAGGCGATCGTCAAGGCGGTATTCCTCGATTCCGGCAGCGTGGCGAAATCACCGATCCCGTCGACGATGCTCGGGTATAAGAAAGATCTCCCGGACTATGATTACGATCCGCAGAAAGCCAAAGCGCTGCTCAAGCAGGCGGGTCTGGAGCAAGGAGCGGAAGTAACCCTGTGGTCGATGCCGGTCCAGCGTCCGTACAACCCGAACTCGAAGCGGATCGCCGAAATGATCCAAAACGACTGGGCTAAAGTGGGCGTCAAAGCGAAGATTGTCAGCTATGAATGGGGCGAATACCTTGCCGGTATGCGCAAAGGGGAGCACGACAGCGCCCTGTATGGCTGGATGTCGGACAACGGCGACCCGGACAACTTTGCCGGCACGCTGCTCAGCTGTGATAATATCCAGACCGGCTCCAACGCCGCTCGCTGGTGCGATAAGTCCTATGACGCGCTGGTGAAGAAAGCGCTGCTGGTGAGCGATCCGCAGGCACGTGCCAAACTCTATGAACAGGCGCAAGAGATCTTCTACCAGCAGGCGCCGTGGATCACCCTGGCGACCGGCAAGACCTTCTATGCCACCCGTAGCAACGTCAGCGGCTACCGCGTGAGCATGATGGGGAGCGATTTTTCCAAAGCGAAGCTGAATTAA
- a CDS encoding aldehyde dehydrogenase: MTITCNLYIDGQWHDAEGRRTFTRRHPAHDDVASVAAAASLADGKRCVEAAAKAFPLWRDTSPAERRRLLLDAAEHMLLREAKFIAAMAAETGATAHWAGFNVHLAADILREAAALTTQIEGQIIPSNVPGNLAMGVRQGAGVVLGMAPWNAPLILATRALATPLACGNAVILKGAELSPATQGLIIDALDAAGFPPGVVNYLTCAPEDAPALVESLIAHPAVRRVNFTGSTPVGRIIARTCGQYLKPAVLELGGKAPLLVLDDADIEQAAAGAVFGAFANAGQICMSTERIIVDNAVAEVFIPLLARRAAALPASLTGPVVDMNTIIRCNALIDDALAKGARLLTGGKASDTHMAPTLLDGVTREMRLWNEESFGPVKAIIRVKNEEEALTVANDSEYGLSAAVYSRDSARAWNVAQRLQTGICHINGPTVHDEAQMPFGGCKASGYGRFGGRAGIAEFTELRWITLQTQPRELPF; encoded by the coding sequence ATGACAATCACCTGCAATCTGTACATTGACGGCCAGTGGCACGATGCCGAAGGCCGCCGCACCTTTACCCGACGCCACCCGGCCCACGACGACGTCGCCTCGGTGGCTGCGGCCGCCAGTCTCGCCGACGGCAAACGCTGCGTCGAAGCCGCGGCCAAAGCCTTCCCGCTGTGGCGTGATACCTCTCCGGCGGAACGACGCCGTTTACTGCTCGACGCGGCGGAACATATGCTGTTGCGGGAGGCTAAATTTATCGCCGCCATGGCGGCGGAGACCGGCGCGACCGCGCACTGGGCCGGCTTTAACGTTCATCTGGCGGCCGATATCCTGCGCGAAGCGGCGGCGCTGACCACCCAAATTGAAGGGCAAATTATTCCTTCCAACGTGCCGGGCAACCTGGCGATGGGCGTCCGCCAGGGGGCGGGGGTGGTACTGGGCATGGCGCCGTGGAACGCACCGCTGATTCTGGCTACCCGGGCGCTGGCAACGCCGCTGGCCTGCGGCAACGCAGTGATCCTCAAGGGCGCGGAGCTGTCGCCGGCCACTCAGGGACTGATTATCGACGCCCTTGACGCGGCGGGCTTCCCACCGGGGGTGGTGAACTATCTTACCTGTGCGCCTGAAGATGCGCCGGCGCTGGTGGAATCGCTGATCGCCCACCCGGCGGTGCGGCGCGTTAACTTTACCGGATCCACGCCGGTGGGGCGGATTATCGCCCGCACCTGCGGGCAATATCTTAAACCAGCGGTGCTGGAGCTCGGCGGTAAAGCGCCGCTGCTGGTGCTGGACGATGCTGATATCGAGCAAGCGGCGGCGGGCGCGGTTTTTGGCGCCTTCGCCAACGCCGGCCAGATCTGCATGTCCACCGAGCGCATTATTGTCGACAACGCCGTAGCAGAGGTGTTTATCCCGCTGCTGGCCAGGCGCGCCGCCGCCCTGCCCGCCAGCCTGACGGGGCCGGTGGTTGATATGAACACCATCATCCGCTGCAACGCCTTAATCGACGATGCGTTAGCCAAAGGCGCTCGCCTGCTAACCGGTGGTAAAGCCAGCGATACCCACATGGCGCCGACCTTGCTGGACGGCGTGACCCGCGAGATGCGGCTGTGGAACGAAGAGTCCTTCGGCCCGGTAAAAGCGATTATTCGGGTTAAGAATGAAGAAGAGGCGCTGACGGTAGCCAACGACAGTGAATACGGTCTTTCCGCTGCGGTCTACAGCCGCGACAGCGCCAGAGCGTGGAACGTGGCGCAACGTCTGCAAACGGGCATTTGCCATATCAATGGCCCAACGGTGCATGATGAAGCGCAAATGCCGTTTGGCGGCTGCAAAGCCTCGGGCTATGGCCGCTTTGGGGGTCGGGCCGGCATCGCGGAATTCACCGAGCTGCGCTGGATAACACTCCAGACCCAGCCCCGCGAACTCCCTTTCTGA
- a CDS encoding helix-turn-helix domain-containing protein produces the protein MNTIEDNLNQRISARIRIERESRGWSLNDLAERAGASRAMIHKIERGESSPTASMLGRLSGAFGISMSTLIARAEMQEGKLLRFASQPVWHDPQSHYLRRHVSPRSDLPIDLVQIELPPGSDVPMPASSYALARQLIWLQQGELVFVEGTTRHEMQKGDCLELGPPNDCRFINESAETCVYLVVRLNQSPSGS, from the coding sequence ATGAATACTATAGAAGACAACCTCAATCAGCGCATCAGTGCGCGCATCCGCATCGAGCGTGAGTCCCGCGGTTGGTCGCTGAACGACCTCGCCGAACGGGCTGGCGCCTCGCGGGCGATGATCCATAAAATCGAGCGCGGCGAAAGCAGCCCGACGGCCTCGATGCTGGGGCGTCTTTCCGGCGCCTTCGGCATCAGTATGTCGACGCTGATCGCCCGGGCGGAAATGCAGGAGGGTAAGCTGCTGCGCTTTGCCAGCCAGCCGGTGTGGCACGACCCGCAAAGCCACTATCTCCGCCGCCACGTCTCGCCGCGCAGCGATCTGCCGATCGATCTGGTGCAGATTGAGCTGCCGCCCGGCAGCGATGTGCCCATGCCGGCCTCTTCCTATGCGCTCGCCCGCCAGCTGATCTGGCTGCAGCAGGGCGAGCTGGTGTTTGTCGAAGGGACTACCCGTCATGAGATGCAGAAGGGGGATTGTCTGGAGCTTGGCCCGCCCAACGATTGTCGCTTTATCAATGAATCCGCGGAGACCTGCGTCTATCTGGTGGT
- a CDS encoding GNAT family N-acetyltransferase, giving the protein MSIRPAIKDDCAAIAEIYNHAVVHTAAIWNDKTVDTDNRIAWFEARQLAGFPVLVNEENGVITGYSSFGDWRAFDGFRHTVEHSVYVHPDHQGKGLGRKLLVALIAEARRLNKHVMVAGIESQNHASLHLHETLGFITTGQMPQVGTKFGRWLDLTFMQLQLDERQDPDGKA; this is encoded by the coding sequence ATGTCCATCCGCCCTGCCATTAAAGACGACTGTGCAGCGATCGCCGAAATCTATAACCACGCCGTCGTGCATACCGCCGCCATCTGGAATGATAAAACCGTGGATACCGACAACCGTATCGCGTGGTTTGAAGCCCGCCAGCTGGCCGGCTTTCCGGTGCTGGTGAACGAGGAAAACGGCGTCATCACCGGCTATTCCTCGTTTGGCGACTGGCGCGCGTTTGACGGTTTCCGCCACACCGTGGAGCATTCGGTGTACGTTCACCCCGATCATCAGGGGAAAGGGCTGGGTCGCAAACTGCTGGTTGCGCTGATCGCCGAAGCGCGTCGGCTGAATAAACATGTGATGGTCGCCGGTATTGAATCGCAGAACCACGCTTCGCTGCATCTGCATGAAACGCTGGGCTTTATCACCACCGGGCAGATGCCGCAGGTAGGAACCAAATTTGGTCGCTGGCTGGATCTCACCTTTATGCAGCTGCAGCTGGATGAGCGTCAGGACCCGGACGGCAAGGCATGA